A window from Prosthecochloris marina encodes these proteins:
- the pepN gene encoding aminopeptidase N: MTYSIDTENILTREAAETRSNLVSNARYTLELTLKEHATEYQGHCIVEFDYRRGGIEYLKLDFITKQIHAVTLDGKPAKEYLNGDFALYLKGDHLTEGRNTLEITYTSLFDNTGSGFHKFHDPEDSEEYMHTDFEPYDAHRLFPCFDQPDIKASYRLTVNGPSKWTYIHNTLPEHTRTKGDEITITFKRTAVFSTYLFALVVGPYARWEDRYNRIPLGIYCRKSLEKYMDPENIFAITRESMATLEAYFDYPYPYDKYDQVFVPEFNFGAMENVGCVTFTEHYIFRHKKLYSEHLNRANTITHEMVHMWFGDLVTMKWWNDLWLNESFADYLSYFAMSKGTLFGDALEHLYVRKEWAYQQDQYATTHPIAASARDTIEAFSNFDGISYSKGASVLRQLQYYIGDEAFRTAIGQYFKRFAEQNTTLEDFLSIMSEKSGIDIVAWSRQWLQTTGVNTLMSRIENGRLRIEQQGSADNNLIRQHAIEFTGYRQSGSALVENETQKIIIDGKTADAPLKPDTAFVILNTHDHDYVKVFYSRTALATARKSLHTIEDPFARRLVWGSLWQMMRDNAFAPTEFIEMGIELAMKEKDLSILNSHIIAKIKAIVSVYLTDENRAIWMPKLNTIAHERLAKTDNSEEEQIIWFGLLLETALLSDELDYLHGLVTGAESIASLEIDKEKRWNIITRLMACGHSEAENLFSNEKELDKSDLGLKKAFMVQASRPDSTEKATSWQVFTEQSSRSTDFLRYGMKGFHWHMQKDLLAPYVDSFFEAVEKIYTERDVHYAGAFGHDLFPHWHQTPDMLNKIETFLDENGKNGDRLPALLRKQLIEQADDLKRILPILEKQRG; encoded by the coding sequence ATGACATATTCCATTGATACTGAAAACATTCTCACCCGTGAAGCGGCTGAAACCCGCAGCAACCTGGTTTCCAATGCCCGCTACACCCTTGAACTCACCCTGAAAGAGCACGCCACCGAGTACCAGGGGCATTGCATTGTCGAGTTCGACTACCGCCGGGGCGGTATAGAGTACCTCAAGCTTGATTTCATTACCAAACAGATCCATGCTGTTACGCTCGATGGCAAACCTGCGAAGGAGTATCTCAACGGTGATTTTGCCCTCTATCTCAAAGGAGATCATCTGACAGAGGGCCGCAATACGCTGGAGATCACCTATACCAGCCTGTTCGACAACACCGGCTCGGGCTTTCACAAGTTTCACGATCCCGAAGACAGTGAAGAGTACATGCATACCGATTTTGAGCCCTACGACGCGCACCGCCTCTTCCCGTGCTTCGATCAGCCCGATATCAAAGCCTCGTACCGGCTCACGGTAAACGGGCCATCAAAATGGACGTATATCCACAACACCCTGCCGGAGCATACCCGAACAAAGGGTGACGAGATAACGATCACGTTCAAACGCACGGCTGTCTTTTCCACCTACCTCTTTGCTCTGGTTGTGGGTCCGTATGCCAGGTGGGAAGATCGCTACAACCGGATACCGCTTGGGATCTACTGCCGGAAGTCGCTCGAAAAATACATGGACCCTGAGAACATCTTTGCCATCACCAGGGAATCCATGGCCACCCTGGAGGCTTATTTCGACTACCCCTATCCGTACGACAAGTACGACCAGGTTTTTGTCCCGGAATTCAATTTCGGGGCCATGGAAAACGTGGGCTGCGTCACCTTTACCGAACACTATATCTTTCGCCATAAAAAGCTCTACAGCGAGCACCTGAACCGCGCCAACACCATCACCCACGAGATGGTGCACATGTGGTTCGGCGACCTGGTGACCATGAAATGGTGGAACGACCTTTGGCTCAACGAAAGCTTTGCCGACTACCTTTCCTATTTCGCCATGTCCAAAGGCACGCTGTTCGGTGATGCGCTGGAACATCTGTATGTTCGCAAAGAATGGGCCTATCAGCAGGATCAGTATGCAACTACCCACCCCATAGCCGCTTCGGCCCGTGATACCATCGAGGCCTTCAGCAATTTTGACGGCATCAGCTACTCCAAGGGTGCCTCGGTGCTTCGCCAGCTTCAGTACTACATCGGCGATGAGGCCTTCCGCACCGCCATTGGCCAATACTTCAAACGGTTCGCCGAACAGAACACCACCCTTGAAGATTTTCTTTCGATCATGTCGGAAAAAAGCGGCATCGACATCGTAGCCTGGAGCCGCCAATGGCTGCAAACCACCGGTGTCAATACCCTCATGAGCCGTATCGAGAACGGCAGGCTCAGGATCGAGCAACAGGGCTCGGCCGACAACAACCTCATCCGGCAGCATGCCATAGAATTCACCGGTTACCGCCAAAGCGGCAGCGCACTCGTCGAAAATGAAACTCAGAAAATCATCATTGACGGAAAAACCGCCGACGCGCCGCTGAAACCCGATACAGCGTTCGTGATCCTCAATACGCACGATCACGATTACGTGAAAGTGTTTTACAGCCGGACTGCTCTCGCCACCGCCCGCAAGTCTCTCCATACCATTGAAGATCCGTTTGCCCGGCGACTCGTCTGGGGAAGCCTCTGGCAGATGATGCGCGACAACGCCTTCGCCCCGACCGAATTTATCGAGATGGGTATTGAACTGGCCATGAAAGAAAAGGATCTGTCCATCCTCAACAGCCATATTATCGCAAAGATCAAAGCCATCGTGTCGGTGTACCTGACCGATGAAAACAGAGCGATCTGGATGCCCAAACTCAACACCATAGCCCACGAACGCCTGGCCAAGACTGATAACAGTGAAGAAGAACAGATCATCTGGTTCGGTCTCTTGCTTGAAACCGCTCTCCTGTCCGATGAGCTGGATTACCTGCACGGCCTTGTCACAGGGGCCGAGTCCATAGCTTCGCTCGAGATCGACAAGGAAAAGCGCTGGAACATCATTACCCGCCTGATGGCCTGCGGCCACAGTGAAGCCGAAAACCTCTTCAGCAACGAAAAAGAGCTGGATAAAAGCGACCTTGGGCTGAAAAAAGCCTTTATGGTGCAGGCCTCGAGGCCCGACAGCACAGAAAAGGCAACCTCTTGGCAGGTTTTTACAGAACAATCTTCCCGCTCCACGGATTTTCTCCGCTACGGCATGAAAGGCTTTCACTGGCACATGCAGAAAGATCTGCTGGCGCCCTATGTCGATAGTTTTTTTGAGGCAGTTGAAAAAATCTATACCGAGCGCGATGTGCATTACGCCGGAGCCTTTGGCCACGACCTCTTTCCCCATTGGCATCAAACACCGGACATGCTCAACAAAATTGAGACCTTTTTGGATGAGAATGGCAAAAACGGCGACCGCTTGCCTGCCTTGCTCAGAAAACAGCTGATCGAACAAGCCGACGACCTGAAACGGATCTTGCCGATCCTGGAGAAACAACGGGGCTAG
- a CDS encoding AbrB/MazE/SpoVT family DNA-binding domain-containing protein, with protein MRVRQKNQITIPHRIAEEADIKPDDVLEITYINDVVTIVPAGRKGNKRSVMAYAGVAKGTWGKTTSTFTQTTSLK; from the coding sequence ATACGAGTAAGACAAAAAAACCAGATCACCATCCCGCATCGCATTGCCGAAGAAGCTGATATCAAGCCGGACGACGTACTTGAAATCACCTACATAAATGATGTTGTAACCATAGTTCCTGCCGGCAGGAAAGGAAATAAACGATCTGTGATGGCATATGCCGGTGTCGCTAAAGGAACATGGGGTAAAACGACCTCAACATTCACTCAGACAACATCCTTGAAATAA
- a CDS encoding flavodoxin domain-containing protein — MANEIIIAYETKYNATREIAQKIGEVLAEGGLGADVFSIDQISDLGLYKAVILGSAVFTGNWCEEAAKFLETNEKVLSEKMVWLFSSGPLGEGSVEEDSKGWRFPQKLQPIADRIAPRDIAVFHGKIDKDKLSLLHKFMIKVAKVPVGDFRRWDEINAWAKDIAETLKKEGIGQVSPA; from the coding sequence ATGGCTAATGAGATCATCATCGCATACGAGACCAAGTACAACGCAACCCGGGAGATTGCCCAAAAGATCGGAGAAGTGCTTGCTGAAGGCGGCCTGGGTGCCGATGTTTTCTCCATTGATCAGATCAGCGACCTCGGGCTCTACAAAGCCGTCATTTTGGGAAGCGCGGTTTTTACCGGCAATTGGTGCGAAGAGGCGGCTAAATTCCTTGAAACCAATGAAAAGGTGCTTTCGGAAAAGATGGTGTGGCTGTTTTCCAGCGGCCCGCTTGGCGAAGGGTCTGTTGAAGAAGATTCCAAAGGCTGGCGATTCCCTCAAAAGCTTCAGCCCATAGCCGACCGCATTGCCCCCCGGGATATTGCGGTCTTTCACGGCAAAATAGATAAAGACAAGCTCAGCTTATTGCATAAGTTTATGATCAAGGTCGCAAAAGTACCTGTTGGTGATTTCCGCAGATGGGACGAGATCAATGCCTGGGCTAAAGATATTGCAGAAACGCTCAAGAAAGAGGGTATCGGGCAGGTATCGCCTGCATAA